The Kryptolebias marmoratus isolate JLee-2015 linkage group LG21, ASM164957v2, whole genome shotgun sequence genome segment actcATAGGCCGTGGAATTCAGACATAACACAGTCAGATGTTATCAtataaaaaccttgccaccacaAGAGTCACCATGTCGAACACAAACATCAGTACAGTGAAGCATACAGagaagcttttaaaagaaacctGAATCTTCCAGAGACTTGAAACGAGGATGGAGGTTCAACTctcagcaggacaatgaccctaaacacacagTTGAAGCAACAGTCCAGTGGTTTAAGGAGATCGAGGAAAGACTCTggaataaatctttttgaacAAGTGTTTTTCCCTTCAAACTTCATTGAAAGAACAATAGCAGAATTTacataaagaaataatgaacacaaaaaaataaaacaaaaagctgcattgAAACAAGgtgagaaaacacaacaatgaggGTCAAGCATGTATGAAaaactaagaataaaaaaaaaaagatgtgaaaaactTCAGCTTTGGCAAATACAGTCATATCAACGTAAGTGTAGAAACATACTTGTATTATCTTTCTGGCAATTTTAATGTTCACTCTgctgagggaaaacaaaaacttcaaaacattcaaaaccCAGACAAGAGAAGGCTCACTTTTCCTGCATTTGGAACaataaatgtgatatttacACATAAGCAGAACATTGTTTATCATATCAGAATATAATGTACTTAAATGAttcataaagaataaaacatccaagTTTTAGGACAGCCAGAGCCACCTCTTCTTCAAAGCCCatctctgtgcagcttatagtgTTCCCACTGACAGATACTCCCATCTCTGCTGAAAAGTTGCCCATCTTCATCAGAATTATCTTTGGTCTCTTGGTTGAATCTGAGTGTTGGTGGATGACCCTCTCTCAGATGGTTTGAGGCGGTGGcataattatttcattttctaatatttgattaaatgcagctctgtgggatgttcagtGTTTGGGacatattctttatttttataatccaACCCTGATGAGTACTTCCCCCataactttgtctctgacatGAGGAAAGTTCTTTGGTCTCCAAGCTGTCACTTGCTTGGTGGTAGCCCTTACTACTTAGAGGTATTGAACTGGTAGCAAAGGCTTTGAATGAAGCTACTATCATGTTCTGGCAAAGCTTCATCTAAACAGGGGTAGCTCCTTATTTGTGGGTTAAATGTTGTAATTATTGATCTGTCCTGTTTCAATTCCACAAAAACTCTTACATATGTCTGTAGGAATTGTCTTTATATTCACAGCTAAATTGTCTTCCCACATGAGTGGTTTCTCATGTGTGTCTTTAAACTAGAAATTTGGCTAAACCTTTGTCCACAATGATCACAAGGAAATGGTTTGTCTCCTGTATGGATTCTCATGTGTATGTTCAAATGTGCCATTCTGCTAAGCCTTCGTCCACAAACTTCACAAGGAAAtggtttgtctcctgtgtggactcccatgtgtctgtttaaatgtgCCTTTGAACCaaatctttgtccacaaacTTCACAAGGAAATGGTTTGTCTCCTGTATGGAttctcatgtgtttgtttaaacttccCTTTTCCCTAAACTTGTGTCCACAAACTTCACAAGGAAAtggtttgtctcctgtgtggattctcatgtgtttgtttaaacttccCTTTTCCCTAAACTTGTGTCCACAAAGAGCACAAGGAAATGGTTTGTCTTCTGTGTGGATtcttatgtgtttgtttaaacttccCTTTTCGCTAAACTTGTGTCCACAAAGAGCACAAGGAAAtggtttgtctcctgtgtggattctcatgtgtgtgtttaaatactCCCTTCTGCTAAACCTTTGTCCACAAACTTCACAAGGAAATGGTTAatctcctgtgtggattctcatgtgtgtgtttaaatttgacatttgtCTAAACATTTGTCCACAAACTTCACAAGGAAAtggtttgtctcctgtgtggattctcaagtgtgtgtttaaatgtccCTTTTCGCTAAACATTCGTCCACAAACTTCACAAGGAAAtggtttgtctcctgtgtggactctcatgtgtgtgtttaaatttcCCTTTTTGCTAAACATTCGTCCACAAACTTCACAAGGAAAtggtttgtctcctgtgtggattttcatgtgtgtgtttaaatttcCCTTTTTGCTAAACATTCGTCCACAAACTTCACAAGGAAAtggtttgtctcctgtgtggactctcatgtgtgtgtttaaagttgaCTGTTCGCTAAACATTcgtccacaaacatcacaaggaaatggtttgtctcctgtgtgaattctcatgtgtgtgtttaaagttgaCATTCGGCTAAACTTGTGTCCACAAAGATCACAAGGAAATggcttctctcctgtgtggagtctcatgtgtgtgtttaaagttgaCATTCGGCTAAACTTGTGTCCACAAAGATCACAAGGAAATGGCTTCTCCcctgtgtggactctcatgtgtgtgtttaaacttCCCTTTTCGCTAAACATTCGTCCACAAACTTCACAAGGAAAtggtttgtctcctgtgtggactgtcatgtgtctgtttaaactttCCTTTCGGCTAAACCTGTTTCCACAAAGAGCACAAGGAAAtggtttgtctcctgtgtggactctcatgtgtctgtttaaactttCCTTTCGGCTAAACCTGTTTCCACAAAGAACACAAGGAAAtggtttgtctcctgtgtggattctcatgtttGTCTTTGGAATTGTTGATCTGGTAAATCTTTTGCCGCAGTCTTCTTCACAACTAGacgatttttgttttttctggacCTCTCTGCACAAGCctacatttttcttctctttagcacatttcttttttacaaaaaagcttGAAGAtctcattaaatgacttgtctTTTCAAAGCAGTTGAGCAATTTGTTGACTGTATCTACACCCAACTAAGGAGCCCTGTTTTCCTTCCAGTCTTTGTCACTGTCTTCAGTTTTCGGCACAGATTCTGAAAGATGTTCAAGCTGAGAGTCAGGATACCATCATCAACCTTACCGACCTCCGTCTCTGGAGAGCTGGAATCATCTTTATGAGTGTTTCAGTCTAATATTCTGGTAGTTTCTGCTCTTCAACAGTCCTCTCCACCAGTTGCTGTTGTCACTTGGAcagctgagctgctggttgAAGGATCTTTGTCGTCTTCTATTTGTTGCTGATGAAGCTGTGAAAACAAGAGGtttctcttcatcatcctcactcTTCAAAGAAAATGCAGTGAATAAAAAGGTGAAGGCATGAGATACCTTCTTCCTATTGAGCTGCTTTCCGTCCAGTCTGGTCCAGAGTTTCTCATTTATATCGAGGGTTCTGGTTCTTGATGGTCCACACCAGGCCTCCGTTTtccagcagcttctgtttgaaTTATCACCATCTGTTTAGGGTTTGCAGGGAACACTACAACACATGGACAACATGGACAATGTTAGCATTATTATGTAGGATCCAGATTTGAAGGAGCTGAATTTTTAAGGGAAATCAGGAGATGTGCACTTTGATCACCAGGTTTACTCAACTCCAACTGACTGCCAGTACAAAAGTTAACTCCAACAGTAAAACGGAAGTTACTCTGTAACTATGGTTCTGTGAATTCCTGGatgactgccagtggcagtaaacaaagtggataCGTCTCCTCGCGCTCCGCGCAGGTCGagaattaatgtaaacaaagtcacgcaCGTGAGACGTAGCTCACCTGGGCGTGCGTCTATAAATAGCACGTGTGAGGCTACGTTCGGCCTCTTCGGATCTTCTCGCGGGGAAGAAGTTCTGAGTGACCAGTGTGACTGGCAGTCATCCAGGAATTCACAGAACCATAGTTACAGAGTAACTTCCGTTCTGTTTCATTCCTTcctgactgccagtggcagtaaacaaagtggatgACTTATGCCAGCGATGTCACGAGGAACGCAGTACTCACTCCCCTCTCAGGAGGTAGATGAAGCCAGAGGCAGGATTGCCGAAGCCAGTGCAGATTCGGGTGCTACGTTGAGGCGGNNNNNNNNNNNNNNNNNNNNNNNNNNNNNNNNNNNNNNNNNNNNNNNNNNNNNNNNNNNNNNNNNNNNNNNNNNNNNNNNNNNNNNNNNNNNNNNNNNNNNNNNNNNNNNNNNNNNNNNNNNNNNNNNNNNNNNNNNNNNNNNNNNNNNNNNNNNNNNNNNNNNNNNNNNNNNNNNNNNNNNNNNNNNNNNNNNNNNNNNNNNNNNNNNNNNNNNNNNNNNNNNNNNNNNNNNNNNNNNNNNNNNNNNNNNNNNNNNNNNNNNNNNNNNNNNNNNNNNNNNNNNNNNNNNNNNNNNNNNNNNNNNNNNNNNNNNNNNNNNNNNNNNNNNNNNNNNNNNNNNNNNNNNNNNNNNNNNNNNNNNNNNNNNNNNNNNNNNNNNNNNNNNNNNNNNNNNNNNNNNNNNNNNNNNNNNNNNNNNNNNNNNNNNNNNNNNNNNNNNNNNNNNNNNNNNNNNNNNNNNNNNNNNNNNNNNNNNNNNNNNNNNNNNNNNNNNNNNNNNNNNNNNNNNNNNNNNNNNNNNNNNNNNNNNNNNNNNNNNNNNNNNNNNNNNNNNNNNNNNNNNNNNNNNNNNNNNNNNNNNNNNNNNNNNNNNNNNNNNNNNNNNNNNNNNNNNNNNNNNNNNNNNNNNNNNNNNNNNNNNNNNNNNNNNNNNNNNNNNNNNNNNNNNNNNNNNNNNNNNNNNNNNNNNNNNNNNNNNNNNNNNNNNNNNNNNNNNNNNNNNNNNNNNNNNNNNNNNNNNNNNNNNNNNNNNNNNNNNNNNNNNNNNNNNNNNNNNNNNNNNNNNNNNNNNNNNNNNNNNNNNNNNNNNNNNNNNNNNNNNNNNNNNNNNNNNNNNNNNNNNNNNNNNNNNNNNNNNNNNNNNNNNNNNNNNNNNNNNNNNNNNNNNNNNNNNNNNNNNNNNNNNNNNNNNNNNNNNNNNNNNNNNNNNNNNNNNNNNNNNNNNNNNNNNNNNNNNNNNNNNNNNNNNNNNNNNNNNNNNNNNNNNNNNNNNNNNNNNNNNNNNNNNNNNNNNNNNNNNNNNNNNNNNNNNNNNNNNNNNNNNNNNNNNNNNNNNNNNNNNNNNNNNNNNNNNNNNNNNNNNNNNNNNNNNNNNNNNNNNNNNNNNNNNNNNNNNNNNNNNNNNNNNNNNNNNNNNNNNNNNNNNNNNNNNNNNNNNNNNNNNNNNNNNNNNNNNNNNNNNNNNNNNNNNNNNNNNNNNNNNNNNNNNNNNNNNNNNNNNNNNNNNNNNNNNNNNNNNNNNNNNNNNNNNNNNNNNNNNNNNNNNNNNNNNNNNNNNNNNNNNNNNNNNNNNNNNNNNNNNNNNNNNNNNNNNNNNNNNNNNNN includes the following:
- the LOC108230492 gene encoding gastrula zinc finger protein XlCGF8.2DB-like, encoding MRSSSFFVKKKCAKEKKNVGLCREVQKKQKSSSCEEDCGKRFTRSTIPKTNMRIHTGDKPFPCVLCGNRFSRKESLNRHMRVHTGDKPFPCALCGNRFSRKESLNRHMTVHTGDKPFPCEVCGRMFSEKGSLNTHMRVHTGEKPFPCDLCGHKFSRMSTLNTHMRLHTGEKPFPCDLCGHKFSRMSTLNTHMRIHTGDKPFPCDVCGRMFSEQSTLNTHMRVHTGDKPFPCEVCGRMFSKKGNLNTHMKIHTGDKPFPCEVCGRMFSKKGNLNTHMRVHTGDKPFPCEVCGRMFSEKGHLNTHLRIHTGDKPFPCEVCGQMFRQMSNLNTHMRIHTGD